Sequence from the Bubalus kerabau isolate K-KA32 ecotype Philippines breed swamp buffalo chromosome 17, PCC_UOA_SB_1v2, whole genome shotgun sequence genome:
AGTGGATCTCACAGGTGCTTATACAAACATTAGAGACTTCGCTGtaggtccaatggttaggaatcCACTGCCAGGGAACACGGGTTagctccctggtccaggaagacatCATATATCACAAGGCAGCTAAATCcaagcatcacaactactgagcccacatgacCTAgatccgtgctctgcaacaagaaaagtcaccacaatgagaggtCCGCGCaccactagagagcagccctgagCCCAATaaataagacccagcacagccaaaaataaacgaaTCATCCCCACAACCCTGCTGGTGGGAAGAACATGATTCATCTGGGGTTGTGAAGAAAGTGATTACATTTTATGAATCAAGAGGACATCCATGATACATTCGGaataaaacaatagcaaatggtAATGGCAACAGTTAAATGTCAATCATACACATACTATTTGATTTCTTTTGATTAAATTTCCACTCAGATAACTGCTCTCTCGATGGTCAGATGGTATAGCACCCAGTCCTACAACACGCTGTGGTCTGTGTATGGAAGGGCGCCCTGAACAAACATGGTAAGTTATGGCACAGTTTTACATTATTCTCTGCCCTTATGTGATGCCAATTCACACACCAGTGAATTGAATAATGCAGTGTCCCTGTTTTCTCAGTAAAGATGGATATGAATGAACCACACTTAATCAGGTTAGGCTCTTCATCTTACTAATTCCTCTGCAGAGACCATCATGAAAGGCCTGTAAGACAGCTGCAGAAGGttttcaaactactgcagaaaagtcatagtgaaaggttgttgctgaaccacaaaaaGACACTGGGAcgcttggcctccagaggagaagaattcaatccatgaccagagatgaggcttgattgctcagcgcttttgtgtaataaagttttattaaactataaaggagacagagaaagcttctgacataggcatcagaagcggg
This genomic interval carries:
- the LOC129632401 gene encoding zinc finger protein 785-like isoform X15 is translated as MNGSFSDFTPEEWECLDPAQRTLYKDMMVETLRILLWSTDLGHVGSVVVMLGFSCLVIYDVFLDQGANPCSLAVDS